AATCCCGTGTGCGACATCAAACCAACGAATCATTTTCTCCATAGCAAGCTTTGTTTCGCCATAAGCATTAGTAGGCACAGTACGGTCATACTCATCAATCGGCACACGTTCTGGCTCTCCATAAGTAGCTGCGGTAGAGGAAAATACAATGCGAGCTACGCCTGCCTTCTGCATTTGCTCTAAGAGGCACAATGTGCCGTAAACATTGTTGTGATAATATTTGCCCGGATCCTTCATGCTTTCGCCAACCAAAGAGTTCGCCGCAAAATGGATAACGCCATCTATTTCATTTTCTTGAAAAACTTTAGCTAGAAATTCGGCATCGCGCAGGTCGCCCTCATACAGCTTTCCGCCCAGCACCGCATCGCGATGACCTTGATATAGGTTGTCAACGATGACAACCTGTTCTCCCTTTTCCAGCAAAGCTGCAACCGCATGAGAACCGATGTACCCCGCGCCTCCAGTAACAAGTACTGCCATCGCTTATTCTCCTCCTTTAATCTCACGAACTCCGTCGCCGATATTACAAACATAGAAATCTGGCTTCAGCCCAGTTGCCGCTTCATAGCTACTGCCGACATCTGCAAGAAACTGATCTACGGAATCTTGATGAACTAAGCTCACTGTGCAGCCACCGAACCCTGCTCCCGTCATACGTGAACCAAGAACTCCAGGAACTAAACGAGCTGCGTCCACCATCGTATCCAATTCAACACCTGTCACCTCGTATAAATCCCGCAATGAATCGTGAGAAGCATTCATAAGCTGGCCGAAGGCTGCCAAATCATTATTGTTGAGTACTTCCATTGAACGTTCAACACGATTGATTTCTTCGATGACGTGGCGCGCACGGCGACGAACGGTTTCATCTTTAATTAGATGCTCATTCGCTTCATACTTAGCTAATGAAAGTTGGCCTAGCAATGTGATCTCTGGAAAGGCTTGGCGGAGATCTTGAACCGCTTGCTCGCACTGTCCACGACGTTCGTTATATTTGGAATCCACCAATCCGCGGCGCTTGTTCGTATTTCCAATTACAAGCTTATAATCTCCGGATTGAAAAGGGACAAGCTCATACTTCAAAGTATCGCAATCCAGCAGAATAGCATGATCCTTACGGCCATTAGCTACTGCGAATTGATCCATAATTCCACATTTGACGCCGATAAATTCATTTTCCGCATGCTGGGACCAAAGTGCAATTTGCACGGTGTCTGTTGGCTTTCCCTCGAGAGAAAGAAGCGCATAAGCAGTCACAACTTCAATAGAAGCCGATGAGGAAAGTCCCGCTCCATTTGGAATTTCACCGTGAAAGAGTAGGTTGTAACCATGGCTGAGATAAAT
This portion of the Cohnella abietis genome encodes:
- a CDS encoding galactokinase: MAQLTELKQKFVQQFGGNESSISVFQAPGRVNLIGEHTDYNGGSVFPAALTFGTTLLIAPREDRNLGFASTNFPLTKEVSLDNLTFIEEDDWANYPKGVVWELTQRDIYLSHGYNLLFHGEIPNGAGLSSSASIEVVTAYALLSLEGKPTDTVQIALWSQHAENEFIGVKCGIMDQFAVANGRKDHAILLDCDTLKYELVPFQSGDYKLVIGNTNKRRGLVDSKYNERRGQCEQAVQDLRQAFPEITLLGQLSLAKYEANEHLIKDETVRRRARHVIEEINRVERSMEVLNNNDLAAFGQLMNASHDSLRDLYEVTGVELDTMVDAARLVPGVLGSRMTGAGFGGCTVSLVHQDSVDQFLADVGSSYEAATGLKPDFYVCNIGDGVREIKGGE